A genome region from Thermococcus gorgonarius includes the following:
- a CDS encoding respiratory chain complex I subunit 1 family protein, translated as MDVVGELVYPVAGLLGLYAFVSLASLVWEGIDRKLVARMQRRIGPPILQPIYDFLKLASKETIIPNTANFMFRAAPVLALATAIALLAYTPMGFAPILASKGDVIVFIYLLTLISFFKILGAISSGNPYAKIGAAREATIMVSREPAMMLAVFAIMWRLGNLGVPKPFSMEIFYTHNIWEIGTPMSFVGALILLYVFCVWLASEIEVGFFNIPDAEEEIAEGLLVEYSGRYLALLKLTHSLKAFISASLVVAIFFPWGISGYFNLTGLPAQVVDLLFHTLKVFALLFVVQSVFRAVTGRLKITQAVDFLWKNVFLASLIGSLLIAMEVIM; from the coding sequence ATGGACGTCGTTGGAGAGCTCGTTTATCCAGTTGCCGGCCTTTTGGGCCTCTACGCATTCGTCTCACTCGCATCGCTCGTCTGGGAGGGAATAGACAGGAAGTTAGTAGCGAGAATGCAGAGGCGCATCGGGCCGCCGATCCTTCAGCCGATATACGACTTCCTCAAGCTGGCGAGCAAGGAAACCATAATCCCCAATACTGCCAACTTCATGTTCAGGGCGGCACCGGTTTTGGCTTTAGCCACCGCCATAGCGCTTTTAGCTTACACTCCTATGGGCTTCGCTCCAATTTTGGCGAGCAAGGGTGACGTGATAGTGTTCATCTACCTCCTGACCCTCATCAGCTTCTTCAAGATACTCGGTGCCATAAGCTCCGGCAACCCCTACGCCAAGATAGGTGCCGCGAGAGAAGCGACCATAATGGTGTCTAGGGAGCCGGCCATGATGCTGGCGGTCTTCGCCATAATGTGGCGCCTCGGAAATCTCGGAGTTCCGAAGCCCTTCAGCATGGAAATCTTTTACACCCACAACATCTGGGAGATAGGGACGCCGATGAGCTTCGTTGGGGCATTAATTCTTCTCTACGTCTTCTGCGTCTGGCTGGCGAGCGAGATAGAGGTCGGGTTCTTCAACATACCCGACGCGGAAGAAGAGATAGCCGAAGGTCTGCTCGTTGAGTACAGCGGCAGGTACTTGGCGTTGCTCAAGCTGACGCACTCGCTGAAGGCATTCATCTCCGCTTCGCTCGTCGTGGCGATATTCTTCCCGTGGGGGATCTCAGGCTACTTCAACCTCACCGGCCTTCCGGCTCAGGTTGTAGACCTGCTCTTCCACACGCTGAAGGTCTTTGCCCTGCTCTTCGTCGTCCAGAGCGTCTTCAGGGCAGTGACGGGAAGGCTGAAGATAACTCAGGCGGTTGACTTCCTCTGGAAGAACGTCTTCCTGGCTTCGCTCATCGGCTCGCTCCTCATAGCCATGGAGGTGATAATGTGA
- a CDS encoding 4Fe-4S binding protein — protein sequence MRAPPLIPTVLRNLFRKPATNPFPKTEPVPIPEDFRGMIAYNVDKCVGCRMCVNVCPAGVFVYLPEIRKVALWTARCVYCGQCVDVCPTGALQMSRDFLLASYDNKADRFIPLKPEKVEELKKKAEEAKKAKEAAKKEAGK from the coding sequence GTGAGGGCACCGCCGCTTATTCCAACTGTCCTCAGGAACCTCTTCAGGAAGCCAGCCACCAACCCGTTCCCGAAAACGGAGCCGGTTCCCATTCCAGAGGACTTCAGGGGCATGATAGCATACAACGTCGACAAGTGCGTCGGCTGCAGGATGTGCGTCAACGTATGCCCGGCTGGCGTCTTCGTCTATCTGCCAGAGATAAGGAAAGTGGCCCTCTGGACCGCCCGCTGCGTCTACTGTGGGCAATGCGTTGACGTCTGTCCCACAGGGGCGCTTCAGATGAGCAGGGACTTCCTCCTGGCGAGCTACGACAACAAAGCCGACCGCTTTATACCCCTGAAGCCAGAGAAGGTCGAAGAGCTGAAGAAGAAGGCCGAGGAGGCCAAGAAGGCGAAGGAAGCGGCAAAGAAAGAGGCAGGGAAGTAG
- a CDS encoding ferritin-like domain-containing protein — protein MEDLEETLKKFRDMVLSLSEKEILSYWIFGEYEEAEIYWELAKKAEELKLPPSLVSTFRVLAKESEEHGDSLRRLYVNTYGEEPERVDLPYIEAVSLARALEDPSNIEFVFRVAMETELVAKKLYEHLASITENEQAKGLYGYLAGMEWTHYQRLRGEAELMGINVGKIEEEMRKKGFL, from the coding sequence ATGGAAGACCTTGAGGAGACCCTGAAGAAGTTCAGGGACATGGTTCTCTCCCTCTCCGAGAAGGAAATCCTATCATACTGGATTTTTGGGGAGTACGAGGAAGCGGAGATATACTGGGAGCTGGCAAAGAAGGCCGAAGAGCTGAAGCTTCCCCCGAGTCTGGTTTCAACCTTCAGAGTGCTCGCCAAGGAGTCGGAGGAGCACGGGGACAGCCTTAGGAGGCTCTACGTAAATACCTATGGGGAGGAGCCTGAAAGGGTTGATTTGCCCTACATAGAGGCCGTCAGCCTCGCGAGGGCACTTGAAGACCCTTCAAACATTGAGTTCGTCTTCAGGGTTGCGATGGAGACGGAACTCGTCGCCAAAAAGCTCTACGAGCACCTTGCCTCGATAACCGAGAACGAGCAAGCTAAAGGGCTCTACGGGTACCTGGCCGGCATGGAGTGGACCCACTACCAGAGGCTCCGCGGTGAGGCCGAGCTTATGGGGATAAACGTCGGGAAGATAGAAGAGGAGATGAGGAAAAAGGGCTTTCTCTGA
- a CDS encoding ferritin-like domain-containing protein produces the protein MVVEILNEIRKLNERELLSYWIRGEYEEAETYWKLAERAKELGLPENVAETFKRLGDESKRHGDELLKIYSDEYGDELVEVRVPNVESLNVLGKFWKVEDIRDVLKIAMESEKLAETIYRKLAEETENPKLREVYLRLAETEKGHYEALASLWKSLGLEE, from the coding sequence ATGGTCGTGGAGATTTTAAACGAGATAAGGAAGCTGAACGAGCGCGAACTCCTAAGTTACTGGATCAGGGGCGAATACGAGGAGGCCGAAACGTACTGGAAGCTTGCCGAGCGTGCGAAAGAACTCGGCCTTCCTGAGAACGTCGCGGAGACCTTCAAGAGACTCGGCGACGAGTCCAAGAGGCACGGGGATGAGCTTCTTAAGATATACAGCGATGAATACGGAGACGAGCTTGTCGAGGTTAGGGTTCCGAACGTTGAATCCCTCAACGTCCTCGGCAAGTTCTGGAAGGTGGAGGACATCAGGGACGTCCTCAAAATAGCCATGGAGAGCGAGAAGCTCGCCGAGACGATATACAGGAAGCTCGCCGAGGAAACGGAGAACCCCAAGCTCAGGGAAGTATACCTCCGGTTGGCGGAGACAGAGAAAGGCCACTACGAGGCTTTAGCTTCCCTATGGAAGTCCCTCGGCCTGGAGGAATGA
- a CDS encoding ferritin-like domain-containing protein: MAGLEVIRVIDVDEVIERLSKLSYEEALAYWIKSEREEAEFYRQLAERAKNLGLPESLVETFKRLSKDSEKHAKELTRLFRESYSKEPESDIPPIEVLSVLEEFERADQLEEVLKAAMDSELIAMNAYRTLAERVKDPKLRELYLKLSEVERTHYEALKREYEKLGD; this comes from the coding sequence TTGGCTGGATTGGAGGTGATCAGGGTGATTGACGTTGATGAAGTCATTGAAAGGCTCTCAAAGCTCTCTTACGAGGAGGCATTAGCTTACTGGATAAAGAGTGAAAGGGAAGAGGCAGAGTTCTACCGCCAGCTTGCCGAGCGTGCCAAAAACCTTGGCCTTCCTGAAAGCCTTGTTGAGACCTTTAAAAGGCTCTCAAAGGACTCTGAGAAACATGCAAAGGAGCTGACAAGGCTCTTCAGGGAGAGCTATTCTAAGGAACCCGAGAGCGATATACCGCCGATAGAGGTTCTCTCCGTCCTCGAAGAGTTCGAGCGGGCCGACCAGCTGGAGGAAGTTCTTAAGGCCGCCATGGATAGCGAGCTTATAGCGATGAACGCCTACAGGACCCTCGCCGAGAGGGTGAAAGACCCAAAACTGAGGGAGCTCTACCTCAAGCTTTCCGAGGTCGAGAGGACCCACTACGAGGCCCTCAAGAGGGAGTATGAAAAGCTGGGTGATTGA
- a CDS encoding ASCH domain-containing protein has translation MATWRMGLQEEYLKAIAEGKKKIEGRLYDEKRQGIKPGDTIIFENRLMCVVKDIRVYSSFREMLESEGIENVLPGVKDIEEGVKIYRKFYSEEKEKKYGVAAIEVEPVGWIGGDQGD, from the coding sequence ATGGCAACGTGGAGGATGGGTCTCCAGGAGGAGTACCTAAAGGCGATAGCCGAAGGCAAGAAGAAAATCGAGGGTCGCCTGTACGACGAGAAGAGGCAGGGGATAAAGCCTGGGGACACGATAATCTTTGAGAACAGGCTAATGTGCGTTGTAAAGGACATCAGGGTTTACTCCTCTTTCAGAGAGATGCTGGAGAGCGAAGGAATTGAGAACGTTCTTCCAGGGGTTAAGGACATAGAGGAGGGGGTGAAGATTTACCGGAAGTTTTATTCCGAGGAGAAAGAGAAGAAATACGGTGTGGCCGCGATAGAGGTGGAACCGGTTGGCTGGATTGGAGGTGATCAGGGTGATTGA
- a CDS encoding NAD(P)/FAD-dependent oxidoreductase, with translation MRYDVLIIGGGPVGNYLATLLAGKLDVAVVEKKSSFGGKACTGIIGAESFKELGFPEEAVINELQGAVFYSKIQSFEIQRESPQAYVVDRKILERELAKEAIKRGADYFIGTTFTGFRNGKARLQHLKETFEIEADFYVGADGVASTVAREIGAKSEAEFLKGYEVEVVGNFRRDFTEVWINKELNPDFFFWVTPVSEDVARVGTFGEFDAFRRFLAERRLKPTSIVEFKAGSVGLGWRKPWVSGNVALVGDAALQIKPTTAGGIVFGAICAHHLARAIIEGDLRSYESSCSAVRKQISSGLRVRKVFKGLNQEGIEKIFQILGSEDAIETIEEYADFDDHLRTFRALAKKPRLLAALLRISPSLIRALL, from the coding sequence ATGAGGTACGACGTTCTGATAATCGGTGGGGGCCCGGTTGGCAACTACCTAGCCACTCTTCTGGCGGGTAAACTGGACGTGGCCGTGGTGGAGAAGAAATCCTCCTTCGGTGGAAAAGCCTGCACAGGGATAATTGGAGCGGAGAGCTTTAAGGAGCTTGGCTTTCCAGAGGAGGCAGTGATAAACGAGCTTCAGGGGGCGGTTTTTTACTCGAAGATCCAGAGCTTTGAAATTCAGAGAGAGTCCCCTCAGGCCTACGTGGTGGATAGAAAGATCCTCGAAAGGGAGCTGGCGAAAGAGGCCATAAAGAGGGGTGCAGACTACTTCATTGGAACGACCTTTACCGGCTTCAGGAACGGAAAAGCGAGGCTCCAGCACCTGAAGGAGACCTTTGAAATCGAGGCTGACTTTTACGTGGGAGCGGACGGCGTGGCGAGCACCGTCGCCAGAGAGATCGGGGCAAAGAGCGAGGCTGAATTCTTGAAGGGATATGAAGTTGAGGTCGTTGGAAACTTCCGGAGGGACTTCACTGAGGTCTGGATTAACAAGGAGCTCAACCCGGACTTTTTCTTCTGGGTGACACCGGTCAGTGAGGACGTCGCCAGGGTTGGAACCTTTGGAGAGTTCGATGCCTTCAGGAGGTTCCTGGCGGAGAGGAGGCTAAAACCGACCTCTATAGTGGAGTTTAAGGCCGGCTCAGTCGGTCTTGGCTGGAGAAAGCCCTGGGTCTCGGGTAACGTTGCCCTCGTTGGGGATGCAGCCCTTCAGATAAAGCCAACCACAGCCGGAGGGATAGTCTTCGGGGCGATATGTGCCCACCACCTGGCACGGGCCATAATTGAAGGGGACCTCAGAAGTTACGAGAGCTCATGCTCTGCAGTCAGGAAGCAGATATCCTCCGGGCTGAGGGTGAGAAAGGTCTTCAAGGGGCTTAACCAAGAGGGCATAGAGAAAATCTTCCAGATACTTGGAAGTGAGGACGCCATTGAGACCATAGAGGAGTATGCGGACTTCGATGACCATCTGAGGACTTTTAGGGCCCTTGCAAAGAAGCCGCGCCTTCTGGCGGCTCTCCTGAGGATAAGCCCTTCCCTTATCAGGGCTCTGCTGTGA
- the pcp gene encoding pyroglutamyl-peptidase I, producing MKVLVTGFEPFGGESINPSWEAVKALPDEINGAEIVKHRLPVTFRGVRELLPRLIVKERPDVVVLTGQAGGRPNITVERVAINVMDSKMPDNEGFAPEDEPVFEGAPAAYFATIPIKAIVKALREEKIPASVSNTAGTYVCNTAMFTALHTIAVAGMETRAGFIHVPFSHEQALDKPRPSMAQETINRAIRKALEVSIEWEG from the coding sequence ATGAAAGTTCTCGTGACTGGGTTTGAGCCCTTTGGGGGAGAGAGCATAAACCCCTCCTGGGAGGCCGTTAAAGCACTTCCCGATGAGATAAACGGGGCTGAGATAGTAAAACACCGCCTCCCCGTGACATTCAGGGGCGTCAGAGAACTTCTTCCAAGACTCATAGTGAAGGAAAGGCCAGATGTGGTTGTTCTAACGGGCCAGGCCGGCGGAAGGCCGAACATCACCGTCGAGCGCGTCGCGATAAACGTCATGGACAGCAAAATGCCGGACAACGAAGGCTTTGCCCCGGAGGACGAACCTGTCTTTGAAGGCGCTCCAGCCGCTTACTTCGCCACAATCCCGATAAAGGCCATCGTCAAGGCACTCAGAGAAGAAAAGATACCGGCGTCCGTTTCAAACACGGCCGGAACTTACGTCTGCAATACGGCCATGTTTACTGCACTCCACACGATAGCGGTTGCGGGGATGGAAACGAGGGCCGGCTTCATACACGTGCCATTCAGCCACGAGCAGGCCCTCGACAAACCGAGACCTTCGATGGCGCAGGAGACGATAAACAGGGCGATTAGAAAAGCCCTGGAAGTCTCGATTGAATGGGAAGGGTAA
- a CDS encoding DUF460 domain-containing protein, whose product MSWFNGKLERKGEFTLYRLIRFIQSKRPDIVAIDSVTELGDDLRKFLRSLPPETKLVQITGKPGEQRSLQSLAKEYGIRTADRFDPYEEAKLSALLASKGVGYEVLAFEDEVIIKVTRGRSHGKGGWSQDRYRKRVHNLVRDKVREIEDRLRKADIPFDLETEEKDYGLARGEFRVYASREELAGLVKPMHGGDVEVRIYPVERAELGFAPLKGEEAIRERRSIIVGIDPGITVGIAAIDLNGRIIALHSERNMPVGEVFRFISEIGHPVIVATDVSPAPGFVEKIARSFKAQLFVPRESLRVEEKNELLRNLGITVDDDHQRDALAAAYKAYLRLKPKLEHIDARLREVGLSKKADEVKALVIQGYNLGEAMQKVSLRERPKVEEKREEQVREVPDLEPYIRRIRELERKIEMLENENRELREIIKEQRKTIGRLERKLVDYDEEVRRKVLKEKELEAKVKRIETLERQLKEAKALIERLSKDLVQVKRMNVIEIRGSAVPLKVLRVLSWNELERIEREVGLRRGDVLFVINPASAGKSIGEELVERGIRAIITEKPLPEPVREVLREAHIPFFTSEELDVKRVDDFAVVERKTLEDAIEKLLRKWEEEDREREAKKFLKLIEEYRIERAKELERKALEEIERERRREP is encoded by the coding sequence GTGAGCTGGTTCAACGGAAAACTGGAAAGAAAGGGTGAGTTCACACTCTACAGGCTAATCCGCTTCATCCAAAGTAAGAGGCCCGACATCGTTGCAATTGATAGTGTTACCGAGCTCGGCGATGATTTGAGGAAGTTCCTCCGCTCACTACCGCCCGAAACGAAACTCGTCCAGATCACAGGAAAACCCGGGGAGCAGAGAAGCCTTCAGAGCCTGGCCAAAGAATACGGGATAAGAACTGCCGACCGCTTCGACCCCTACGAGGAGGCCAAGCTTTCAGCTTTGCTCGCGAGCAAAGGTGTTGGTTATGAGGTTCTTGCTTTTGAGGACGAGGTCATCATAAAGGTAACCCGCGGAAGAAGCCATGGGAAGGGCGGCTGGAGCCAAGACCGCTACAGGAAAAGGGTTCACAACCTCGTCCGCGACAAGGTGAGAGAAATAGAGGACAGGCTCAGGAAAGCCGATATACCCTTCGATCTTGAAACTGAAGAGAAGGATTACGGCCTGGCGAGGGGGGAGTTCCGCGTTTACGCGAGCAGGGAAGAGCTGGCAGGCCTCGTGAAGCCCATGCACGGCGGGGACGTCGAGGTCAGGATTTATCCAGTGGAGAGAGCCGAGCTCGGCTTTGCACCGCTCAAGGGGGAGGAGGCCATCAGGGAGCGGAGGAGCATTATAGTTGGAATTGATCCTGGGATAACGGTTGGTATAGCGGCCATAGACCTGAACGGGAGGATAATAGCTCTCCACAGCGAGAGGAACATGCCGGTTGGGGAGGTCTTCAGGTTTATCAGTGAGATTGGACACCCGGTTATAGTCGCCACCGATGTTTCTCCCGCTCCCGGCTTCGTCGAGAAGATAGCACGCTCCTTCAAGGCCCAGCTTTTCGTCCCCAGGGAGAGCCTCCGAGTAGAGGAGAAGAACGAGCTTTTGAGGAATCTGGGGATTACCGTCGACGACGACCACCAGAGGGATGCTTTGGCTGCAGCCTACAAGGCCTACCTCCGCCTGAAGCCCAAACTGGAGCACATAGATGCCCGCCTGCGGGAGGTCGGCCTTTCCAAGAAAGCCGACGAGGTTAAGGCCCTCGTTATACAGGGTTACAACCTCGGCGAAGCCATGCAAAAGGTCTCGCTTAGAGAGAGGCCAAAGGTTGAGGAAAAAAGAGAGGAGCAGGTTAGGGAAGTTCCTGACCTCGAACCTTACATCAGGCGCATAAGGGAACTGGAAAGAAAAATCGAGATGCTGGAGAACGAGAACCGCGAGCTCAGAGAAATCATCAAGGAGCAGAGGAAGACGATAGGCAGGCTTGAGAGAAAGCTCGTTGACTACGACGAAGAAGTTAGGAGGAAGGTTCTCAAAGAGAAGGAGCTAGAGGCCAAAGTAAAGCGAATTGAAACTCTAGAGAGACAGCTGAAGGAGGCAAAGGCTCTCATAGAAAGACTCAGCAAAGATCTGGTACAGGTAAAGAGAATGAACGTCATAGAGATCCGCGGTTCGGCGGTTCCGCTCAAGGTTCTCAGGGTTCTCAGCTGGAACGAGCTTGAGAGAATAGAGCGCGAAGTTGGCCTTAGAAGGGGCGACGTGCTCTTTGTAATCAACCCCGCAAGTGCCGGTAAATCCATAGGGGAAGAACTCGTGGAGAGGGGGATAAGGGCGATAATAACCGAGAAGCCCCTTCCCGAACCCGTTAGAGAAGTTCTTAGGGAAGCCCACATCCCGTTCTTTACGAGCGAGGAGCTTGACGTTAAACGTGTTGATGACTTTGCAGTAGTCGAGAGAAAAACCCTCGAGGATGCCATCGAGAAACTGCTCAGGAAGTGGGAAGAAGAGGACCGCGAGAGAGAAGCCAAAAAGTTCCTCAAGCTGATCGAGGAGTACAGAATTGAAAGGGCAAAGGAGCTGGAGAGAAAAGCCCTTGAGGAAATCGAGAGAGAGCGCAGAAGAGAACCGTGA
- a CDS encoding MBL fold metallo-hydrolase, translated as MRRTRFSLYFEKTLVDPSPDLHYHLERLNRKVERVFITHAHFDHIAGFPELQVFGELDVYSHGQGVETAKHLASLFLGGASPDNRVWRYHEIPFNEWVELDGMRVFHFRTVHRSIENSGGFVSELKGKRIAVTGDTGPEILDDNEAIKAMEGADLLIAEMTHRESIPRTHLGVKDAIELAKKVGAGYTVFAHISHSNYTHEVLEKRVREAGVIGEVARDFTWIEV; from the coding sequence CTGAGGAGAACGAGGTTCTCACTTTATTTTGAGAAGACCCTCGTTGATCCAAGTCCAGACTTACACTACCACCTCGAGAGGCTCAACAGGAAAGTCGAGAGGGTCTTTATAACGCATGCCCACTTCGACCACATAGCGGGCTTCCCGGAGCTTCAGGTCTTCGGGGAGCTCGATGTGTATTCCCATGGACAGGGCGTTGAAACGGCAAAGCATTTGGCTTCCCTCTTCCTCGGTGGAGCTTCCCCCGATAACAGGGTGTGGCGCTACCACGAGATTCCGTTCAACGAATGGGTTGAGCTTGATGGGATGAGAGTTTTCCACTTCAGGACGGTTCACCGCTCGATAGAAAACTCCGGCGGCTTCGTCTCCGAGCTGAAGGGGAAGAGGATAGCGGTAACGGGCGACACAGGGCCGGAGATACTGGATGATAATGAGGCAATCAAAGCGATGGAAGGAGCTGACCTGCTAATAGCTGAGATGACGCACAGGGAATCAATACCGAGGACGCACCTTGGGGTTAAAGATGCAATTGAACTTGCCAAGAAAGTCGGAGCTGGCTACACTGTCTTCGCCCACATAAGCCACAGCAACTACACCCACGAGGTTCTGGAGAAGAGAGTGAGAGAGGCAGGGGTTATTGGGGAGGTCGCAAGGGACTTCACCTGGATTGAGGTGTGA
- a CDS encoding DMT family transporter, which produces MKEETVGTLLAFVVLVLLGMEPIVIKASPVNPFAFVSTASLFASFILWAALLATGKAGEILEKPGEIKKTFLTGLFATAVAYSLFTYGTRLSTAINSAILTRFEVFYSFLIGWLFLREKITAKGAFSALALVSGVFLVVTGGKGMAIREGDVLLLLTPLFWQIGHAIAKRTAYSPLTIATLRNTFGGLLLLIPALKTGFAFTPLALAEGVIIALTQSLWYYSIARINLSKATAILTPSPVLSVVASMALLGERVTVYHVVGLALIIAGTLLVALEKSGRR; this is translated from the coding sequence ATGAAGGAGGAAACTGTTGGAACGCTGCTGGCTTTCGTGGTCTTAGTCCTCTTGGGAATGGAACCAATAGTCATAAAGGCCAGTCCGGTTAATCCATTTGCCTTTGTTTCAACGGCGTCGCTCTTCGCGTCCTTCATCCTTTGGGCGGCACTGCTCGCAACGGGAAAGGCCGGGGAAATCCTTGAAAAGCCGGGTGAGATTAAAAAGACCTTTTTGACGGGCCTATTCGCGACTGCCGTGGCTTATTCTCTCTTCACCTACGGAACGAGGCTCAGTACGGCCATAAACTCCGCAATACTGACCCGTTTCGAGGTCTTCTACTCCTTCCTCATCGGGTGGCTCTTCCTGAGGGAAAAGATAACAGCCAAGGGTGCTTTCTCTGCCCTTGCTCTCGTTTCCGGCGTTTTCCTCGTCGTCACAGGCGGGAAGGGAATGGCCATCAGGGAAGGCGACGTCCTACTCCTCCTAACTCCACTCTTCTGGCAGATAGGCCACGCGATAGCGAAGAGAACCGCTTATTCCCCCCTGACGATAGCGACGCTGAGGAACACCTTCGGGGGACTTTTGCTCCTTATCCCAGCCCTAAAGACCGGCTTCGCCTTCACGCCGCTGGCCTTAGCGGAGGGCGTGATAATAGCCCTAACCCAGTCCCTCTGGTATTACTCGATAGCGAGGATAAACCTCTCGAAGGCCACGGCAATTCTTACCCCTTCGCCGGTCCTCTCGGTCGTAGCCTCGATGGCCCTCCTAGGTGAGAGGGTCACGGTTTATCACGTGGTTGGGCTTGCCCTCATAATAGCCGGAACCCTTTTAGTGGCCCTTGAGAAGAGCGGGAGGAGGTGA
- a CDS encoding tryptophan--tRNA ligase, whose protein sequence is MDDFKVTPWDVEGVVDYNKLIEQFGTSPLTDELIQKTAELTKSELPIFFRRRFFFSHRDYDKVLEDYESGKGFFLYTGRGPSGPMHIGHIIPFYATKWLQEKFDVNLYIQITDDEKFLFKEKLSFDDTKYWAYQNILDIIAVGFDPDKTFIFQNSEFTKIYEMALPIAKKINFSMAKAVFGFNEQSKIGMIFYPAIQAAPTFFEKKRCLIPAAIDQDPYWRLQRDFAESLGYYKTAAIHSKFVPGLTSLGGKMSASKPETAVYLTDDPEEAGKKIWKFALTGGRATAKEQREKGGEPEKCVVFKWFEIFFEPDDEKLMERYRACKAGELLCGQCKRELIERVQKFLKEHQERRKKAEKQVEKFKYTGELAREQWDKAIPEPLKK, encoded by the coding sequence ATGGACGACTTTAAGGTTACTCCCTGGGACGTTGAAGGTGTGGTGGACTACAACAAGCTGATAGAGCAGTTCGGGACGAGCCCGCTCACCGACGAGCTGATCCAGAAGACGGCCGAGCTGACGAAGAGCGAACTCCCGATATTCTTCAGGAGGAGATTCTTCTTCTCCCACAGGGACTACGACAAGGTTTTGGAGGACTACGAGAGCGGGAAGGGCTTCTTCCTATACACGGGCAGAGGCCCGAGCGGGCCAATGCACATAGGCCACATAATACCGTTCTACGCAACCAAGTGGCTCCAGGAGAAGTTCGACGTCAACCTCTACATCCAGATAACTGACGACGAGAAGTTCCTCTTCAAGGAGAAGCTGAGCTTTGACGATACAAAGTACTGGGCGTATCAGAACATCCTCGACATAATAGCTGTAGGCTTCGACCCCGACAAGACGTTCATCTTCCAGAACAGCGAGTTCACTAAGATCTACGAGATGGCCCTGCCGATAGCGAAGAAGATAAACTTCTCGATGGCCAAAGCGGTTTTCGGCTTCAACGAACAGAGCAAGATTGGAATGATCTTCTATCCAGCCATACAGGCGGCGCCGACCTTCTTCGAGAAGAAGCGCTGTCTGATTCCTGCGGCTATTGATCAGGATCCATACTGGAGGCTCCAGAGAGACTTCGCAGAAAGCTTGGGCTACTACAAGACCGCGGCAATCCACTCCAAGTTCGTGCCCGGCCTAACCAGCCTCGGCGGCAAGATGAGTGCGAGCAAGCCAGAAACTGCCGTCTACCTCACCGACGACCCGGAGGAAGCTGGCAAGAAGATATGGAAGTTCGCCCTGACCGGTGGAAGGGCCACCGCCAAAGAGCAGCGCGAGAAGGGCGGAGAGCCCGAGAAGTGCGTCGTCTTCAAGTGGTTCGAAATATTCTTCGAGCCTGACGACGAGAAGCTCATGGAGCGCTATCGTGCCTGTAAGGCCGGCGAACTGCTCTGTGGCCAGTGCAAGCGCGAGCTGATCGAGCGCGTCCAGAAGTTCCTCAAGGAGCACCAGGAGAGGAGAAAGAAGGCCGAGAAGCAGGTCGAGAAGTTCAAGTACACCGGCGAACTCGCGAGGGAGCAGTGGGATAAGGCGATACCAGAGCCTCTAAAGAAATAA